GATTCGTGCAGGAAGGATTTATCTACGGCGGAGGAAATCGTGGACGACCTCCGTTACAGGTACGGTAAATATGCGAGGATGTCCCGTCAAACACTTGTCCTCAACGTCAGACATGTCCTTAATGCCCgaaacaacaacagcaacaacaagaaGCGTGTGAAAGAAGACGAAGAGGATGATGATTCTGATGAAGGTGCTGGTGGTGGTAAGATGAAGAAACAGAGACGTCTTGATGAGGAAAAAGACAAGTTGCAGCGAGCACATGTCAAGGAGAAgtcagtttcttcttcttcgtcgaaAGACAGTGGCGGCCATATCTCGACTTCTGAGGACCCAAGTTTTAATTTTACCAGTGACACCTTAAGAGGTGGCTACGCTGAGATGAATAGCTCCACGAAACTTGCTAGAGTTTCTCCTCCTCTTCCCCTGAgtgttaataatattaacaataaagGAGGACCTACTTTTAAAGACTTTGGTGGGATTAAAAAAGTGTTGGATCAGTTGGATCAGTATATTCTGTCCCCTCTTCTCAACCCTCCACTGTTTGAGAAGATTGGAGCGAAGCCACCAAGCGGGATTCTGTTACATGGACCACCTGGCTGTGGAAAGACTCGGTTGGCCAATGCCGTCGCCAACGAAGCTGGTGTTCCCTTTTATCAGATTTCAGCCACACAAGTTGTTTCTGGTGTTTCTGGTAAAATAATTGTACTCCCCTCCATTTTTATGATTGTTTAATGTGTGTATGTATCTCTCTGTTACTGATGATCACAATCTCTCAGGTGCTTCTGAAGAGAATATTAGAGAGCTCTTCTCTAAAGCATACAGGACTGCGCCTTCTATTGTGTTTATCGATGAGATTGATGCAATTGGTTCTAAGAGAGAGAACCAGCAAAGGGAGACGGAGAAGCGGATCGTAACACAACTATTGACTTGTATGGATGGGCCTCCTCCGGGAGATACGGAGGCTGGATATGTTGTTGTCATTGGAGCTACTAATACCCCTGATGCTCTTGATCCTGCTCTGAGAAGGGGTAGGCGATTCGGGCGTGAGATTGCACTAACCCCTCCTGATGAACATGCCAGGGCTGAGATACTCTCTCTCGTTGCCCAAAGACTTAGACTCGAAGGTTCCTTTGACATGAAAAGGATCGCTCGCTTAACACCAGGTTTTGTTGGAGCTGATTTGGAAGAGTTAGCTGACATGGCTGCCAGTCTTTGCGTAAACAGGATCATGGATTCAAGAAAATTGCAACTCTCCGGTGACAGCCCTAATGATGATAGATCTTGGCTGAGTCAGCCCTGGTCAGACGAAGAGTTGGATAAGCTCTTTGTCAGAATGTCTGATTTTGAGGAAGCAGTCAAGTTAGTTAAGGGATCTTTAACTCGAGAAGGTT
This genomic stretch from Raphanus sativus cultivar WK10039 chromosome 3, ASM80110v3, whole genome shotgun sequence harbors:
- the LOC130509208 gene encoding cell division control protein 48 homolog C-like, with the translated sequence MGRRDVGGGNNRRVLSRDMDSCRKDLSTAEEIVDDLRYRYGKYARMSRQTLVLNVRHVLNARNNNSNNKKRVKEDEEDDDSDEGAGGGKMKKQRRLDEEKDKLQRAHVKEKSVSSSSSKDSGGHISTSEDPSFNFTSDTLRGGYAEMNSSTKLARVSPPLPLSVNNINNKGGPTFKDFGGIKKVLDQLDQYILSPLLNPPLFEKIGAKPPSGILLHGPPGCGKTRLANAVANEAGVPFYQISATQVVSGVSGASEENIRELFSKAYRTAPSIVFIDEIDAIGSKRENQQRETEKRIVTQLLTCMDGPPPGDTEAGYVVVIGATNTPDALDPALRRGRRFGREIALTPPDEHARAEILSLVAQRLRLEGSFDMKRIARLTPGFVGADLEELADMAASLCVNRIMDSRKLQLSGDSPNDDRSWLSQPWSDEELDKLFVRMSDFEEAVKLVKGSLTREGFSTVPDVTWGDVGGLDHLRTQLKDYVVNPIKYPETFEKFGGKLNLETGFLLYGPPGCGKTLVAKAVANEAGANFIHIKGPELLNKYLGESERAIRTLFQRARTSSPCVIFFDEVDALTGRRGREGDLVVGGLLNQFLTELHGGDRRDVYVIGATNRLDVIDPAFLRPGRFGNRVYVPLPNADERVSILKSIAKKRPIDPSVDLDAIANKYCEGFSGADLANLMDQAIHVAVKEKFQSIESSEDGDMDSSDCTIKMTHFKQALSLVTPSVSKQQIKHYEEQRKKYQSSTNMDQINVGPSFALE